Genomic window (Arachis hypogaea cultivar Tifrunner chromosome 13, arahy.Tifrunner.gnm2.J5K5, whole genome shotgun sequence):
AACATTGAAAATGAATAGTCAAGATGCACCAGTAGAACAATAACACTAGGAAAAATTGACAAAGTAAACAGACCTGGATTTCtgttttgtttctttctcttcaaTTTCAGGTCCATCAGCTTTCAGTTTCTTACTTATTTCAGCAGCTCGGGCTGCCGCTAACTCTGTTGCAGACTTCATGGTGGCGGCTTTATTGGCAGCCTGCTGTGCAGTCATGGTTTGTTGCATAAGCAGAGCTTGCTGGAATTGCATCTGCTGCATTGCCACAGCTTGCTGCATCATCAAAGGAAGAGATGACGAAGCAAGGGAAGAATTCACAACAGATGGTTTTTGTGGAAGAGATTTTGCCATCTCAACATTCAAAGGCCGGCCACCAACATCTATGTTATTTAACGCCAGAGCAGCAGTAGCCTCTTCAGGTTTTGAATATTCTATATAAGCAAAATGCTTTGAATCAGCAATTGTGCATTCAACAACTGTGCCACAGAAGCCAAAGAGTTGTTTTAGCTGTTCAACAGAGAGAAGTGGACTCAGATTGCTAACTTGGAGAGTTTTCTTCAATGCATCATCCTTACCAGCTTTTTCAGGTGAGCCTGATTAAGTTACCATAGATGGTAAGAATACAGCAAGAAATACTTAAACGGaaaacaagaacataaaaaaatgtAACTACCAAACATGACAAAAAGTCACCAACAGAGAGCACTTCTTGTATAAGAGCTCTGTAATACCAAACACAGCAACAAACAAAATTAACACGCCACAACATACCAGTGGAATCTTTTACTGACTGCGCTTGCACCTGAGCTGCATGGGCTTGAAGTGCTTGGGCAGCGACTATTGCCTGTGCAGCAGCCATTGCAGCAGCAGATGGAGCCATAGGAGCTTGGCTAAGTGTTCCCATTGAGGTCGTTGCGGCTAATGCAGTCATTAGCAAATTATGAGGTGGGTGATTCAACTTACAATCGACTTTTATACATCGCCCATTAAGATAATCACGGCAAACTTCCCCTAGTGAGGCCCCAATTCCAGGCAAAATAGCACCCCCAGAAGCTCCAGCAACAATCCCTGGAATCATTCCCAGTAATCCTGGGAATGCCCCAGAAACGGACCCAGAGTAGTTCGGCATGTTTGGCATAGTTTGATTAACAAGATTTGGAAAAGAAGATGCCGGAGCTAAACCCAGCAGCCCTCCACTACTATTGCCTGTAATATAACAAATCAAACTGTCAAagcattgaaaattgaaaattaacaAGTTCAACTCTGTCTCTTTCTTAATCGCCcaaccaagaaagaaagtaaactTATTATGTTCCATTAATGGGGGGAAGGAAGAAGGATAAAGTGATATAGAGAACTTAAATAGGTGTAATCTTTTCCGTCTTTTTTGCTCtgatttagttttgaaattttattttccttgtagtttctttcatcaaatttaaatatgttaaGATCCAACAATATCACTGCCATGCTTTttttaataatacaaaaatatcacCGGTGTTTGATTTATGAAAATACAAATGATACTCAAGTGGTACCAATTATATTTGGTGGCATTTCCTGTATTATGACACTATATCCAATTGTaaccaaaattttaaattttacaatacCTATATGTTAGAACTGTGATCAGAACCGTTAACTAGGACTTTAGGAGCAATTCAAAACCACACATGGCATCATATATATCTAAACACTAATGCAGAGAATTTTGCGGCAGAGTAATGGTGAATACCTGCACTGAAAAACACAGGGAATGGACTACCCATGATTGCCTTGCCATTACATTCAACACTGACCATGTAATTCCCTCTCTTGGGCACCACATAAGTGACGTTATACGTTCCATCACCCATATCCTTCACAATCCCTTCTTGATCAGACCCTCCAACGCCCAAACCTGGCGTCACCCTCACCTTGACTTGTGCACCCCCACCTGAAACCTTCCTCTCATCTGAATCCTTGGTGACCACTGTGAACGAAGAAGGAGCACAGGCTGTTCCGCCGGCAATGCCAGTACCCGCCGCCGTGCACTTAGAAGGATCCACAGGTCCAATCGGCTTATTGGCCAAATCCTCGTATTCCTCGGATTCACTGTCAGATTGAACAGTGCCCTTCTCGCGACTCTTCTCCAAATCCTTGAAGGTCGCTTCGAAAGCAGCTTTAGCTGCCGCGGCTTTCTCGGCTTCGCTCTTCAGCTTGGCCTCCTCGGCTTGCTTCATCCATACCGGCTTTGCAACGGCCGAACTCCGATCAGCCATCAACCCTACCTGATACCGAAAACAAGAAGTAGCAAATCTCCTATAAATGCCCAATTGGTGAAGGAAATCTTCAATTGAAGTGCTCAATTGAAGCACACTCAGCTCCCGTTAACACAAACTATCAAAGGAAAAACCCTAGAACTAGGTTAAAacataaaacaaacaaataaataaaagtggCATAATAAAAGGGCTTCCTGGATAAAGAATATATAAGAACAGGTTGAATCTGATGCCGAATGCGAAAATGTTACAGAAAGGAAGAGATGAAAAACGGCTTTACGTTAAGGTATCAAGATTCAAAATCAGATTCCAAAGATTTGGAGAATTAAAACCGCGAAAAAGCATGGAAATAAAATTAAGAGGGTATTGTTAGGgaaagaagaaaatcccaagCTGATTTGGTAAAGCAGGGCGCAGATGAATTTTATTAGAGATtttggggagagagagagagagagggagaaagaggggaAGAAGGTTTGATAGGTGAAAGGGAAAAGCAGTGCGCGTACCTGTTCTCACTCTGGTCTCTGGCGTTGAATGTTGGTTTGGGCTTTGTGCTTCGCAATCGGAAATTCGTAATATACATATGGGACTgagtttttttataaataaataatttatttattttatttattgaaatggGTAATTTGTAAcatatttatcaatttatatcatattaatttttttatttacggtGTAAATGAGATATATTTATAATTggagtaaagtattaaattagtttCCTACATTTAAACGTAGTCCTGTTTTTGGTATTTAAGATTTAAAGTATCctatttaaatgtaaaaaaaattatttagtttcAATTTAGTTCCAAAGtcaatgttaaataattaacggaatgtcctattataagaacaaggtcgataatttaGAGAATAAGTATAAACTCCAAAAACACAAGATCAACCTTGGATACATGAATACATTTACTtatcattctctttaattctatagaaaatatttcatttatattgtaagaaaaaatgataaataaatgtattgatacatcCAGAGTTGATTTTATGCTtctagagcttgtacttgtttCTCATATTATCGATTTTGCTGTCATGTaggatatttcattaattatttaactttgatctcACGGTAGGActacattgaagctaaatgaaactttttttgaTTTAAATataacactttaaaccttaagaactAAAACAAAATTATGTCTAAACATAGGAggccaatttaatactttacccttataattgttttgtttaaaatttaaactgtGAACGAAAtatgtatattattataaaaaaaattataattaaaataatatcaatttaatttttatttttaaattaatctaatttttaaagtTATATTTTAAAACTGTTACGCTAcgtatttaaaattagttatttaaaaCTGTTCATTTGAAATTagtacattattttttttttaagtcagCCTATTTAAATTAGTACTcaaaaagagtacataaaaaatgtaaatcgaattggattgatttaaattaaaaaaaataatttatacgtGTTCAAATTCTATGATGAAAAAAATGCGGTAATTAAATCATTTAGTATATGAGAGAACATTCATTTTAGAGAAAAGTGACAATTAGGTCCCTAGGAATTTTGCGTTCGTACAAATTATacctgaagaaaaaaaaaacaattagatCCCTCAAGAAACAAAATATGGACACGTTACATCCTTCTATTAGTAAGACTAGCGGCGCCTCTGACGTGGACGTGAATGTGTTGAAGTGTCTGTTAAATGCCACATTGGAATTACTCTAAATGATAAGGATAAATTGGTCCTTCTATATTGTTTGAATTTAACATGCCTCAAACCCTAATTTTCCAGAATTTTCATCCTGAAACAAAACCCTAGCACAATGTAGAATGTATAGCATCGGAAGCTCCAGAAGTACAAGGCgccaaaggaaaaaaaatgaaggTAGCGATTGAAATTGTAGGGGTGACTCAACACATGGAAGAGATTtcaataataaaatcaatcctaAGTGTAACTGTCAACTATATACAATCATATACAAGTTTGGAATAGTAGAGAATTTAGATAGGTTATTCTTAGAGTGTCCAAATTATAGGATAAttgttaattcaattttttttaattattatttgagtTTTGAGTATTGCATTGAATTGAAATTTATAGGTATCATTCATGGTATATTTTTTAGTTCCTTTTACAAGACAATTTGTCATACCGTAAGTTTTTTAGATGGTTGGATGATGTTACTAGAGATGTGGAGGTTCAAAGTTCTAAGCAGAGAGTGGAGGATAGATTAAATAATTTGGAGGAGAGAATTATGAGATTGAAAATGGATTGTAGAAATAAAAAACCCCA
Coding sequences:
- the LOC112792651 gene encoding uncharacterized protein: MADRSSAVAKPVWMKQAEEAKLKSEAEKAAAAKAAFEATFKDLEKSREKGTVQSDSESEEYEDLANKPIGPVDPSKCTAAGTGIAGGTACAPSSFTVVTKDSDERKVSGGGAQVKVRVTPGLGVGGSDQEGIVKDMGDGTYNVTYVVPKRGNYMVSVECNGKAIMGSPFPVFFSAGNSSGGLLGLAPASSFPNLVNQTMPNMPNYSGSVSGAFPGLLGMIPGIVAGASGGAILPGIGASLGEVCRDYLNGRCIKVDCKLNHPPHNLLMTALAATTSMGTLSQAPMAPSAAAMAAAQAIVAAQALQAHAAQVQAQSVKDSTGSPEKAGKDDALKKTLQVSNLSPLLSVEQLKQLFGFCGTVVECTIADSKHFAYIEYSKPEEATAALALNNIDVGGRPLNVEMAKSLPQKPSVVNSSLASSSLPLMMQQAVAMQQMQFQQALLMQQTMTAQQAANKAATMKSATELAAARAAEISKKLKADGPEIEEKETKQKSRSPSPPRARSRSKSRSPVSYRRRRRSRSYSPARYNRGRRSRSPVRSHHYSSYERDRRSYRDIREHSDRSRRRDSDRYLDRHSSASRRNRSRSVSPHSRKSHRTESISPKHHRESSPHRGRKESRADSGSPSHRRGSKSSPKIDEIKQESKRRSRSVSSDDNRLQSSKNEEVLHGKSKNRERRRSRSVSVEEKPYRRSRSSPRRVDESRSRHNKRSRSKSVDDKQRLPEKSDESKHRRSRPSDKRRSRSRSTESKNEIDEREDEKKIKTDRSKHHHTKRNRSRSVEGKHRTKDKSGDSKDKKSKHRNRRRSRSISLEVEHKNGGSSSHKELDESNFEQRKLRSKSPEGKRHTGDKYGSRYERSEHQEQSLSKSKSGNHNPVECDGNGLSPRVMEEYESKGITQTDSGFMEGKHHLNDGENATSNINSKVHEDAVQEPTINLKMAKANDSGNWVSPNKTCKSEGSSENAGADYNQDRMCGEEARSGRY